In Proteus vulgaris, one DNA window encodes the following:
- a CDS encoding DNA/RNA non-specific endonuclease produces MISTSYANTDITVEPNTNIGSSLLTSARDISMRSMNDENCGIGCPLGGSETTIQRDVYTLNNNSETKFADWVAYLVTKDSIGSGKARNWKKDPALGNDETLSPADYKNANATLKVDRGHQAPLASLAALPGWNALNYLSNITPQKADLNQGAWVRLEDQERNLAKAGHKVFTVTGPIYERDMGKLPSTDKEHTIPSAYFKVVFLNDSPENSSYAAFIMDQQTPKKADFCEFQVTAAEVEARTGLTLWSQLPENAQDVKTQAGELVKKMGCTVLK; encoded by the coding sequence ATGATCTCCACCAGTTATGCAAATACCGATATAACTGTTGAACCTAATACTAATATTGGATCTTCATTGTTAACTTCGGCGCGTGATATTTCCATGCGTTCAATGAATGATGAAAATTGTGGTATTGGTTGTCCATTAGGCGGAAGCGAAACCACTATTCAGCGAGATGTTTATACACTAAATAATAATAGCGAAACCAAGTTTGCGGATTGGGTTGCTTATTTAGTAACTAAAGACAGCATAGGTAGTGGTAAAGCACGTAATTGGAAAAAAGATCCGGCTTTAGGCAATGATGAAACCTTATCGCCAGCGGATTACAAAAATGCCAATGCCACATTAAAAGTTGACCGTGGTCATCAGGCGCCTTTAGCTTCATTGGCTGCGTTACCTGGTTGGAATGCACTTAATTATCTTTCTAATATCACACCACAAAAAGCAGATTTAAACCAAGGTGCGTGGGTACGATTAGAAGATCAAGAGCGTAATTTGGCCAAAGCAGGCCACAAAGTCTTTACAGTGACAGGCCCTATCTATGAAAGAGATATGGGTAAATTGCCAAGTACAGATAAAGAGCACACAATTCCAAGTGCTTATTTTAAAGTGGTTTTTCTAAATGATTCTCCAGAAAATTCCTCTTATGCGGCGTTTATTATGGATCAACAAACACCGAAAAAAGCAGATTTTTGTGAATTCCAAGTAACAGCGGCAGAAGTGGAAGCACGTACAGGTTTAACACTTTGGAGTCAGTTACCTGAAAACGCTCAAGATGTGAAAACTCAAGCAGGTGAGTTAGTTAAAAAAATGGGGTGTACGGTATTAAAGTAA
- a CDS encoding acyl-CoA thioester hydrolase/BAAT C-terminal domain-containing protein gives MRISPLFLLSAFLLPSFTSYAEISTHTLLRTEGSEINYFLDKRAENNQTLLVLMQGSDCNSIKNNTFIQETFGQWLPNSDVLMVEKYGITAQLPYFQSGEERADCPKEYTLHDNPNQRMQDYDAVLDKLSPHYPNIVLIGGSEGATMVHLVVAKRNDINAAVALNGGGRFFLDDVLYNIRHTTPKEHVEDAVKGFQQFADAIKNNQINDDQNIGEHSPLWWKQFFAIDLLNVIKNNTQTPVLIIQTLNDTNVNVEAFHLLNQSINQPNINFIKYDKLDHGFYNEQGERLTDEIINDIQQWYLRIVK, from the coding sequence ATGCGTATTTCACCTCTATTTTTATTATCTGCTTTTTTGTTACCTTCTTTTACCAGTTATGCAGAAATCTCTACCCATACCCTTTTGCGTACCGAGGGTAGTGAAATTAATTATTTTTTAGATAAACGAGCGGAAAACAATCAAACTTTACTTGTATTAATGCAAGGTTCTGATTGTAACAGCATTAAAAATAATACATTTATTCAAGAAACATTTGGGCAATGGTTACCTAATAGCGATGTTTTGATGGTGGAAAAATATGGTATTACTGCTCAATTACCTTATTTTCAAAGCGGAGAAGAACGGGCTGATTGCCCTAAAGAGTATACACTTCATGATAATCCCAACCAAAGAATGCAAGATTATGATGCAGTTTTAGATAAATTATCCCCTCATTATCCGAATATTGTTTTAATCGGCGGAAGTGAAGGTGCGACGATGGTGCATTTAGTGGTAGCTAAACGTAACGATATTAACGCGGCTGTCGCTTTAAATGGCGGTGGACGATTTTTTCTTGATGATGTTCTTTATAACATCCGTCATACCACACCAAAAGAACACGTTGAAGATGCGGTAAAAGGCTTTCAACAATTTGCTGATGCAATAAAAAATAACCAAATTAATGATGACCAAAATATTGGTGAACATAGTCCTTTATGGTGGAAACAGTTTTTTGCAATTGATTTACTTAATGTTATTAAAAATAATACTCAAACTCCTGTTCTTATTATCCAAACGCTCAATGATACTAATGTGAATGTCGAGGCTTTCCACCTACTGAATCAGAGTATTAATCAGCCTAATATAAATTTCATTAAGTACGATAAGTTAGATCATGGATTTTATAATGAACAAGGTGAGCGTTTAACAGATGAAATAATCAATGATATCCAACAGTGGTATTTGAGGATCGTAAAATAA
- the fetB gene encoding iron efflux ABC transporter permease subunit FetB — MNEHTISNESLIFSLLLVLVAIFISHKEKLSLEKDIIWSTARAIVQLLIVGYVLTYIFHVDHFILTFLMVLFICYNAAHNAKKRSKYVKDTFLISFAAITTGALLTLTILLLTSSIAFTPIQIIPITGMIAGNAMIATGLCYNNLGQRFQNQQQQLQEMLSLGATPKLASMSIIRDSIKSSLIPTVDAAKTVGIVSLPGMMSGLIFAGVDPLQAVKYQIMVTFMLMATASISTIIACYLTYKKFFNQRHQLINLENS, encoded by the coding sequence ATGAACGAACATACGATAAGTAATGAGTCACTTATTTTCTCGCTGTTATTAGTACTTGTGGCAATCTTTATTAGCCACAAAGAAAAATTATCATTAGAAAAGGATATTATTTGGAGTACCGCAAGGGCCATTGTCCAACTCTTAATTGTTGGCTATGTATTGACCTATATATTCCATGTAGACCATTTTATTCTCACCTTTTTAATGGTGCTATTTATCTGTTATAACGCGGCACATAACGCCAAAAAACGCAGTAAATATGTTAAAGATACTTTTCTTATCTCTTTTGCTGCTATTACCACAGGGGCATTATTAACCCTAACTATTTTATTACTCACCAGTTCGATTGCCTTTACTCCTATTCAAATCATCCCTATTACCGGAATGATTGCAGGTAACGCAATGATAGCAACTGGCCTTTGTTATAATAATTTAGGGCAACGTTTTCAAAATCAGCAACAGCAATTACAAGAGATGTTAAGCCTTGGAGCTACCCCTAAATTAGCCTCGATGAGTATTATCAGAGACAGTATTAAATCTTCATTAATCCCAACGGTTGATGCAGCAAAAACAGTTGGTATTGTAAGCTTACCAGGTATGATGTCAGGGCTTATTTTTGCAGGGGTTGATCCATTACAAGCCGTGAAATATCAAATTATGGTGACGTTTATGTTGATGGCCACAGCCAGTATTTCGACCATAATTGCATGTTACTTAACCTATAAAAAATTCTTTAATCAACGTCATCAGCTAATTAATTTAGAAAATAGTTAA
- the fetA gene encoding iron efflux ABC transporter ATP-binding subunit FetA encodes MESTLLRLDKIGYQVNNKKILDNINFELHPSEFKLITGPSGCGKSTLLKIIASLLSPTSGSIFFEQKDYLTLSPEEYRQQVSYCTQTPMLFGETVYDNLKFPYFLRKVSVDDKKIAHDLDYFCLPISIKEKGINELSGGERQRISLIRNLQFMPKILLLDEITSALDEDNKTKVNEVIHHYVKDQKLAVLWVTHDQNEIKHADDVILLSSHNND; translated from the coding sequence ATGGAAAGCACACTTTTACGACTTGATAAAATAGGTTATCAAGTCAATAACAAAAAAATTCTTGATAATATCAATTTTGAACTTCACCCTAGCGAATTTAAACTTATCACCGGTCCTTCTGGTTGTGGTAAAAGCACCTTGCTTAAGATTATCGCTTCTCTGCTCTCTCCCACCAGCGGTTCTATTTTCTTTGAGCAGAAAGATTATTTAACCCTCTCTCCTGAAGAATATCGTCAACAAGTGTCTTACTGTACACAAACACCCATGTTATTTGGTGAAACGGTTTACGATAATCTTAAATTTCCTTATTTTTTACGAAAAGTCTCCGTTGATGATAAGAAAATTGCACACGATTTAGATTATTTTTGTTTGCCTATTTCTATTAAGGAAAAAGGAATAAACGAGCTGTCAGGTGGAGAAAGGCAACGTATTTCGCTGATAAGAAACTTACAATTTATGCCAAAAATCTTATTACTTGATGAGATAACCAGTGCATTAGATGAAGATAACAAAACAAAAGTGAATGAGGTTATTCATCATTATGTTAAAGATCAAAAACTCGCTGTTTTATGGGTCACTCACGATCAAAATGAAATAAAACATGCCGATGATGTGATCTTATTATCTTCTCATAATAATGATTAA